ACCAACATGCTGCGCCTCAACGCCTCCGTCCACAGCTGGCTGACCAGGCAGGAGAGGCGACTGCAGAGCGCcctggaggagcaggagcaacaACCGGAGTCCGAACAACTCAAGCAGGAGGAGAAACCCAAGGAGGAGAAGGCCGCAAGCGGAGCAGTGGCCATCACGGTCACCGACAGCAATGGCAACCAAGTGGAGGCACTGGCCACCGGAGAAGCCTCCACCTCCACGCCAGCCTGGGATGTGCACTCCCTGATGTCCGCGGAGCAGGAGTTCCATAAGCATCTCAAGAACGAAGTGAGCGACATGTACAGTGCCTGGGATGAGGCAGATGCCAGGTGAGTTTACCTTTTGAAtcccttaaaaaatatgttctaaCGTATGGCCCACCTCAACCCACAGAATCAACACGCAGCTGGAGATGCTCACCAACTCGCTGATTGCCTGGCGGCAGTTGGAGTCGGGCCTGAGTGAGTTCCACCTGGCTTTGGGCCAGGATAGAGGCACCCTGAAGGGTCTGGAGGGAGCCCTGGACAAGGGACAGGCAACGCCCGTAGAGCTTGCCCAGAACGTCAAGCTGGTGGCCAAGCTGCTGTCAGAAAAGGTCCATGTCAGCCAGGAGCAACTGCTGGCCGTGCAACAGCACCTGGACCCCAATCACATCTACCACATCGCCAAGTTCACAGCCTCGAACGGTTCGCTGTCCGATTCCGGAATCTCCGACGGAGGTGCCACCTCCGATGGAGGCTTGTCCGAGCGGGAGCGCCGGTTGGGTGTCCTTCGCCGTCTGGCCAAGCAGTTGGAACTGGCTCTGGCGCCGGGCAGCGAAGCCATGCGTTCGATCGCCGCCCGGATGGAGAGTGCCGAGGCCGAGCTGAAGCACCTGCAGAATACGTGCAGGGATTTGATTGTGCGAACGGCAGCTAGCCaccagcagaagcagcagatCCAGCAGAGccatgcggcttcgcccaagGCCAATGGACAGGTGAAAAAGCAGGCTGGAAAGGGCAACGGAGGGCAACCTCAGTCGCCTGGTAAGCGCGGTAAAGCAGGAAGAAAGGCGCGTCAGGCTAAGAGCGCAGGAGAGGATCAgcaagaggaggaggagcaaaAGCTCAGCCCGGAACAGCAGAAGCTGGTAATGAAGCAGCTCAAGAGCCTGGCAAGTGGCGATGGCGGCGACGACCCCTCCGACGATCCCTCGCTGCTCTTCAACTTGGAAAGCCCCGAGGAAGACGCCGAGGAAGCAGATCCCGCCCAGGCCTCCAAGCGCGGGTGGGCGTGGCGCATCGCGAGAGCGGCTGTGCCCATGCAGGTGGCCCTGTTCACCATCTTCTGCGCCGCCTGTCTGATGCAGCCCAACTGCTGCGACAATCTGAACAACCTGTCCATGAGCTTCACGCCGCAGCTGCGCTACATCCGCGGACCACCTCCGATCTGAGGACAGAAAGCGACTTCAGCCCACCAGCAGGCCGCTCCAATCGTTGTAGGTTACCGTTACGTTATGTTAAGGCATTTAACAGTGTAACTAGAGTTAACCAGCGCGTTAACCAGATGGTTAACCGCCACTTAGCAGAGCTACCCAGCTCGCTCTTGGCGCGCGTCTCCCGCGCTCGAGGTTTTATAAGGCAAACAGAGCGCTCTCCTCCGAAAGGTGCGACACCCAGAGGCAGCCCCATTTTATATGTCTAATTTAGGTAGCGAGCGCGAAAGGAACGCACTTTATAGTAAggatatatttgttatttcggTTAATTTCCTACGAGTTTAGGTTGCAGCTCGATTGAACGCATTGAAGATGTACTTAGGCGATTGAAAAGCCACCTGAAAACTGCCGCATGAGGAGGAAGAAACGGGAGTATCCGGATCCCCACCCAGTAAATAATATACGAATGAGAAAGGTCAATTGAGTGCgtttttgtatacttttttgtttaaaaaacactaaagtgCCTACAAATGCGAACTGTGAACGTGGAGATATCAGGAGGAGCAGATGACAAAGGATCCGGCGGGGGTCCAAATGAGAGTATCAATCCAAGGCATCAAAGCAAACAGAAGCTAAAAGCCAACCGCACTACGGGAGCTACCCGATGTCGCTCACCAGAACAGAGATTGAGAATCagagtttatatttttatacgaACGCAACTATACACAATCAGTGCGAAGACAACGACTCTTCAGAACCACACACATCATACGTTTTATGTCTATTATATTAATAGGATAAACCTTAAACTTATTTTGCAAGCcgaaaaattcaacaaaaaaagaaactaGAACTTATCTCTTAGGTTCGTGTTTGGAATTCCTAGACTTAGTTTATGATTTATCCAATCGTGGCAGATGATCGTTGTAATTTACTTGTAAGGTTTATATACTTTGTGCGTTTTCAAAACTTTCACTtggcattaaaaacaaaagagcAAAACATCATTTATacccaacaaaaaaataaaagaaaaattattaaaaaaagttatattccAATTTAATCCTATTTTGGCATGCTTTTGGGGATGCCTACATTTTGACTGAAaagtattgcatacttttcggcaTGTGTTTTAATTACGCTCGCTGACAGAAGCTGATTGTCACACACTTGCTAAAAGCTCCGGTTACTTTCTGCgatttctgttcgcctggtacTCAGTTCGGGAATCGTTGGGATTGGTTGGGATTTTTGGGTATGACAGCCGCCTGGAGGAGAAAAGCTGATCGAATAAAATTCTACTGCCTATtatttctgttcgcctggtacTTCTGATATGGGAATCTGTGGGCTTACCTAGTTTTTTTTGGGGCTGGCAAGCAgctatatacatacatacattctACACGAGTTCTACATAAATTTTACAggaattttacaaaatttctACACGAAGTCTTCATGAATTTTAGGTGTTTTCTACATGCATTTTACAAAGCTTCTACATATATTCTACACGAGTTCTACAGGAATTTCGCaaaaattctacatgaattctacaaaaattctacatgaattctacaaaaattctacatgaattttacaaaaattgtacatgaattttataaaaattctacacgaattttacaaaattttacataaattttacaaacattctacacaaattttacaaaaattctacatgaatttttCTGAATGTACTAAAAGTACTAAATGTACCGATTGTACTAAATGTACTAAATGCACTAAATGTACTAAGTGTACTAAATGTACTAAATGTACTAAATGTACTAAATGTACTAAATGTgctaaatgaatatttttaaaggaaagtAGCCAGAACTTATAGCACGATCTTTGCTGATTGTCTTTtaatacaagtaaaacactgatgacttatattttaaatgttgtagtgattatatattttggaaaatattaaatattattttataaaaggagtcatgattttttggagtAGCACAACAGAACTCTTCTTTCTCCAGGCAAGGTTCAACCTTTCTATGTTGCAGTCTTCACAACCATGGGTGTTGGTTTCAGTTTGCACAGCtacctaaaaataaaaagaaaataggaaAGGAATTATTTTAAGTGTATATAATAAAAGTCAGTCAAAAGGGGCATGGGAGCAGGAGAAGCTATGAACGTAAAAAAATGACAGTGAATTTGATATTTAATATCGTTTCGTGTTGGTTATTAAGTAGGCTTGGAATGTCGAATAAATTAACAattcaaaatgaaatttattttttgaaaatcgtTTCTCatagtaaaaacaaaaatggtcTAGCGAAATCAAAAACATCTGGCCCAAAAATCGAGTGTATATTACTTAAAATGCTCTAAGAATCAGCGGAAAAAGGTTACGAAAAGGGGCAAAAACGGGACACGCAGACTTCATTGAAAAGGAGCTGAATAAGTAGGACTCCGCCATGGCTTTGGCGGACGAGAGCAACTTCGCCTACGTAAAAAAGGTGGCACTGGACTGGCGGGAACTGGTGCGTGAGAGGCGAATGTCTCAGATTCTCTCGCCCACGCTGAGCATGCTGGCGGAGGAATCGCAGCTGCGAATGGCGGGGGCCAAGTCCCGGACACAGTCGATGATTCCGGCCGAGAGACGGGACTCCAGCTTCTACCGGCACCGCTTCTCGCTGGAGTCCAAGCCCGTGGAGATCGAGCAGCAAGAGGTGGGCTCCATGGAGCCGGCCCGCATAAAGGTCAGCGACAATGTGCACCTGTTCATTTTCCAGCCCATTCCCGTCTCGCCCTCCGTGAGGGCGTCCATCGTACCCTTTTCCCCCAGCGACTTGAGCGTAACTTCTACCAAACTGGAGGAGCCCGTCAATGAGGAAACTCCAGCTGCTAGGATCGAGCTCCGTACATCACCAGATCCCACGTCTCCCTAGTCCTCAAATTCCCATGATTCTTTCTGGAACACCTCTAACTTTAAGCACTAAAGAGCAATAAAACACACTCAATGAGTATGGGTTTATtatttggttggttggttTCTTAAGTTCCCCAAAAAATCGtacaaaaactataaaaatgtgtgggttcaaaaataaaaaaaatatttttgtaaggggtaaTTTCGAAATGTTACTTTTGTAGCATGTTAAATTAGTTAAGCGTTGAGGCAAATAAATGTTGGGAACTTTTTTCCAGACCTTGTTAAAATCTTTGACTTGCTATGCTGAGAAGTTGCATTTCTTATTTCGTGGTATTTGCTAATCCGGTCTAACTTTGATATCCTGTTTGCCTTCCATCGAACATCCTCAATCTGTGGAACGTCCGTTGACGTTGATGGATCTTTGCTAAATGAAATGCAGTGCAAAGTTGACCTGGACAAGGGCGCACCATCACCAAGTATTTAGTCCCCAATACGgaaatagtatatatatactcttggCCACGCCCCTTAATGTGCGAGTGGGACAAGTATAGTACACTGATTTCCCCTCTTCTTGGAGAACGGAAACATGTTGCTGCAGCATGTTGCAgcgaatttttaaaagttctcCAAAGTTGGAGATTTTTCTAGACACAAACCACTGTTAAAGGTTCTGCAAAAATGAATAAGCAACTAAGCACTAGCTTAAAACTGACTTCTTTATCagatatttaatgaaatttcatCTTTATAAGATTGGACAGAATTACCGGAATTCCTTGTAACTTTGGCATAAATTAGCTCAATGTAACGCTCTTTAAAATTACAGTACGCAAAGAAAAGTTAGAAGTTAAGTTAAGgcattcaataaaaattattatcaatTTATTCAGTGGAAAATTAGTCTAGCCCTAGTTGCTCATGCCCTAAATGTTATTCGTAATATTTACAACCAACTAAtactaataaattattaaatcacAATAGAATTGGTTAAAATTGGTGCTggtttagcaaaaaaaaactttaaattgatttgatgatgataataattatgaaaaatcaaataacTTATAAAATCGTCggattgtttttttttaattagttagtAGTAATCACATTTAgctgttttctttttcttctatCTATTAACCAACAAATTTACTGGAATCACCAAATGCCTCCTATCTTCTGGGGTTTATGTACAAAGAAACCTCAACTCCACCTCAAGGTGATCCTCACCAAGAGCCAAAAGATGACAATCAAAGCGTGTCAAGTTGcgaacaataaaaacataattttgttTACGCCTCGAGGGTTAATCCCTCTCAGATAGGAGGGAAATGAACCACCACCAACAGAACCAGAATAAGAATCAGAAGCACCAGAACAGAGGGCTcaacaattataataatatgtttACTTATCGGCAGGGCAAAAGGGGCGTGGCGGGGTCCTCGACATCGCGTGCCGCAGCGGAAGCCaactgaaaattgaatttacataatttttagTCGCCTAAGTAAGGGAGTAGTGAGCAGTCGTCCTGTAAGAGGAAAGCGAGACAAATCGTTTTAGAGACAAGGgtgtcaaaaatataattatgtttagaggtataaaacaataaaataggTGCTTGGTACCTTCAGCTTATTTACTAGCTACATTTTTGattcttaaaaaatgaaatttacttgcttttcatatatatattttgaaactTCTGTCTGAATACtgtcttttaaattttagtatAAGTGCCCTGCATCGACTTTTCTTAGCTATCCTCTTAATTTAAGATTGTTTTCGATTTGGATTATGGAAATGAGGTGGCCCGGCTGATTGGAGATTGTCAATAAGCTGCACAGGAAGTTGACTGGAGGCAGACAGGACGACACATTCGCCTCAACCCTTAAGCTATTCATTAAACTTTGTGATTAAACTGACCACAGCGCAAGGGGGTGGCAAAGGGAATGGTTGAGGTCCTCATCCCCCATCTATTCACCCCTGGACCTGCAGCAGTTTAGTGAACTGAAGTGAGTAAAGCGAGCGTCGCTGACTGCTGACAGGCTCATTAAATGCCGCATTCACTCGTCCTCCTAACTCAAACATTTCGTCCTTTTCCCGCTGGCCACGAGCCAGAGTCAACACATCAAACTGAATACCCCCGAAGCTTCGGTACGCCCGATCCGGCTAATTTTCCAAGCTCAACCTTTAAGTTCGCTTTTTCCTAcaggaaaagcgggaaaaacaCACGAGTCGACAGTCGACAGTCGACAGAAACCACATAAATAATACAAGGAAAATTGTGGAAAATTGCCGTAACAATTTATGTTGACATTATCTCGAgacatttttttccttttccgtATGATTAATTACcgcaaaagaaaaatatttgaatatgaAAAACGATGCCTGCGATAAGCTGGGCGGGAAACTTTTCCTTATTGCTCCCCAGTCGCCGATAAACTGGAAGGACTTTTAATGAACTAGGCTTTTCATCATTTTCTTGCGGGGAGGAAAAGATTTAGGAAACAAAGTCAGGTGatgattttatttccaagcgtgcTTGTACTAAATCCACTTTTTAAAAGGTTGGTGGCTGTTCTTTTTAATATACGCACTGTCTGGCTTTAATTTACTGCATTTTTCTTGGTATTTCCTTTAAGCGAAAGGTTCTCTTTGTagtacttttattttcaaagacattttaaaatagCATAAACCCTTAAAGGAGCCCTTCTCCACCTTCGAACATTTGGGGGACTCACCTTCTTCTGGGCTGCCAATAAAATTCGATTTCTGTTCGGCATCCTGACCCGAAGAAGAGGCCATGGAAAAGGTCGTGCCATTAAATGTAACTTCGCtgtaatttgcataattttctATTCATTACATAATTCTGTCAATTTCCAATACATTATAATTTGTTAGCGAAACACAGGGGAAGCGCGCAGCCCAGGAAAAATATGCAAAGCAGCATCCGAAGAAAAAATGGAACAAATTATGTAGAGGGTATTTCTCGTCGCTGCCTCTCTTTGTTGTCGTTCCTCttatttgtaatttgttttcggcttaaaaagattattttatggTGAAAACAACCCGAGGCCAAGTTGTTCAATTTTTTATGCGCAATATGCTGGAATTGAAAGGACTCAGAAAACAGGTCACCCACTGGGGTAGAGAAATTAACACATTTGGCAGGAGAGATTCCGAGATACGGTGGAAATGTGGCCAAGGATCCGGAACAGCACAGCCTCAGCAAGGATAAAAGAAACCGCAAACTTATCTAATCCTCAACCGTAACCAAAACGAAAATCACGTAGCCATTATAAATGCAAATCAAGTGTCAATATTGCACATTTGAATATTTTCGCCACAAGGATTTTCATTTGCCGAGCGAATGCGAATTTTCcgtgttttcttttcttcgcTTTGCAAATCAGGAAAGCAAACATCTGAGACAAAGAGTGGAAGTTGAAGGCCCAGTGCGAAATCAATCGGAATCCCAAATGTCAACTGAGTGAATTCATCGGGAGTTTTCAGGACATTTGCCAAACATCTGGCCAGGCATACTGATGAGGAGCGGCGGCTTCCAGGGCAGATAATGATGGGTTGCCAATGAAGGACACTTCCCTGGAATTTCAGATTTCAGAAACAATctaataatataatacaaaattacTCGGGTACCGACTAAAATAAAAGGGATTTATTAAAACTTACAACTCAATTGTTTGATGACAGCACTTTGGCTTATTTCTCGCTTAgataaattaaagttaaagaGAAACGAATACATTTTCGGACATGCTGTTGTCCTAGCTCTAGCTACCTTATATCATTagcaaagattttaaaatatatgttttaaataactCTGTgctaccaaataaaaaactactTTCATTGTGATTCATTGAAATTTCACACTTCCGTTACATCCCTGCCAAACCCATTTTGAAACTCCTTCACAAGAAGCCTTATCGCTTTCAGAAGTGTGAGCATGGTAATCCTACGTGCCGAGTGGCTGTCGACTTTGACTGCCTTGTGGGTGGGAGGATCCCTGCCCACTTGAATGCCGAAAAACACCTAGGGAGCTGCCTGCCTGCTAATTAGCATTTCAAGCTGCGCAAACTTGCAACTGCAGAAAGTTTTCGCCGCAGCAGGTCGAAAGCCCAGGGGCCAGAGACATGGATACTAGTCCCTCTTCTTATGTCATCCGCATTCCCCTTCCTCCCAAACCTAAATAAGTTGTCATGATAATTTGACCCCGGCGCAGAGGCGCCCTGCCTCGAagaaattacaaatatttgatGCTCGTAACATGAGCTTTTGATATTTCCCAGCCTCAGACCGAATCGAGTCCCCCACCAGCCGAATTTGCATTCGTGACTGAAAACAATGCCGAAAAAAGGAGgcacaacaaataaatgcaGCGAGACACGCGAGTCacgcgaattaaaaaaaaataagcagCAAGATGTATGCCTGGGATATTTGAAAAAGGTTTTCCCCAGCAGCTCATAATGCTGTCATATGTGTCTGGCCGAGGGTTTTATTGGGGAGCCTACATTAGCTGACATCTTCGCCTCGGCGGTGAGGGAGTGATCACGAGTACGagtgttattttgtttctctGACTCAAGCAGCTTGGCCTGCTAATGGAAGACAAACATTTTACGGCCAACTGACCTTCCCCCACTCCGATTACGCATTCTCATTCATTCAATTACATTTTTGCGCACACTCAGCACTAAAGGGACCGCTCATAAAGCGTCAAAATTTCGGCCAAATGAGCAGGCTCCGTCGTCTGATGGAAATCCTCCCACTTTGTTGTCCTTCATTAGAAACTGCTCCCCGGGGCATTCGATTCGTCCGAGTCTAAGGCCACACACATGGGTCCCAGCCCAGGCCTGAGCAGCGAGGAGAAGTCAGGACTCCGAGGGACATGCCGTGTCAACGCCATCGAAGTGTTCGGCCTCTATTAAAACTGACAGCTGAACGACCTCCCCGCCCACATTTTCACTTCCAGGAGTCGTCGTCAGCTAAGCCGCAGCGTAAACATTGCGGCGGCCTCAATGGACCTTGGACCCCGCGAGGACTCGAGTTCTTCACCGTGTCCTGCCTCGCCTGCTGACCACTGCATTTCCCCGGGGAACAGGACAAACACTTTGCCACACTCAGCACTCTCCCTCTGTTTTTGCCCACACTTCACTGCCGAGAACGATTCTCATTCAGCTGTTCGACTGGTTGTGCTGTATCTCTTAAAGACAGCGTACAAAAATGTGTGCTCTATGAAAAGTCAAATCGTTTTCATCACGTTTCCGCCATCTGAAGCAAGGATTAACTAATGCCCTTTATTATCTTAATACTTTTAGCCCAAGTTCTCCAAAAGTTGTACCTTCCAAACTCTTTCGCCACTTTTTCACCCCCGTTGGCATTCCATTCGTCACGCCCGAAGTGCACTATGTAAAAGGACAAAAATACGCAGCacaaatttttatgatttttctatgcaaatgacgcttttttcccccttttttaacttttctaAGAGCATTTATGTTTTCCCTGGGTGCTACCTCACAGGTGGCTGACTTAATGGTTTAACTGcactttttacatttttccacAATGTTGTAAAGGTAAAAATCtcaattaaaaaagtaatagTAAATTGCAACTGATATACGAACACCTCAAAATGTGAAtgggaaaatttcaattttgacgttttctgcttttaattcttatttcctcattttttaacatttttcaaagcaAATTGAGTTGCAGATAAGGCCCCTGCTAGTAATAAAATATGTCATACTCTTGGCTAAATTGGAATAAGCCCATTAGCCGTGGCCCTCACTCCCACGTGGAAAGGGTTTCAGGGGGATGTGGGAATTGTAATTAACCCGTTTGCTGGGTCACATAATCTGGCGTGAAGACATTTAGCGCACTCTTGAGGTCTGCCACATGTGTGTTTATCCTTTGGTTCAGAGTCCttagtttaaattttaaggaaatataagatttttattgtattgtaGGTGATCTGAAATATTCTTGTAACCTCAATAGGTTCAACCGGTTAGCTAGTAAATAGTTAGTAGCGCTCATTTCTAGCTTTAAAGAAACCCTATAGTTTACTACCCCACAAATACGTCCACCCCCCTTAATGCCTTGCAAATTGACACTTGGTGAGCTCCCAACTCCCCGCGGTCCTTCTGCACCCCCTCCTCCTTTGTCCCCAGGAAGGAAGACTCGAGTCCATCAGGAAAGTGATGAATGTGCAAGTTCCTGGACGCGCGTCCTGGCCAGCGTGTTGATCTGGGTCCCATCCCGAGCTGGGATGGCATCCGGCGCTAAATTGGATTGCATATCATTACTTTGCACTTGTCTGGCAACAAATTTTCGCACTTtctctggaccgggagaaaagcgggaaaaaagTTAAGGAAAAGGATAATTTATGCGTCTTGCAGGAAGTCTCTTTGATGGACATTCCTTTCAACTGCTCGGCCCAGAGGGTGGAGTTTGAGCATCCTGTATTCTCTGACAGAACACAATTGCTGGACAAATCCAATAAAACAAACTGCAAAGTTGCCCTCATGTAAGTGAGATAATATTTGCTCGACTTTCAGACCTCTGCGAACAATACGAACCAGCATGGGAAAGCAATATATTGCCTAACAATGATTAATGTATTGTATGGAACAAGAGCAAAGCATTTAATCAAAGGCACACATTTTATCCTTtagttaaattcaaaatttagaaGTGTACAAGGTAATATTGTTTTTTCTCGTTTGACATCTCACTTGACATTTAACTCTCTAATTTGGCCTTGTCAACAGGTTTTCACAATCCTcaacttatgcataaccagCTGACAGCTGAACAAGATATTCTTGTGAAGAGGGCATTTCCATCCCCTCGCATTCCAAACGTCAAATTCAAATTCCCCTAAAAAATGGTGTGTAAATCAAACGTTAGTTTTGGGAACTTGAGCCCCTGCCTGTCGGCTTAAAAGCCCTCCGAGTTCCCCACCCTGCCGTTTGGATTGAACTCCCCTCATTACGCTCTTCCCCCACACGTACACGgcttaattcgaaattaaatttatcatcAATGCAATTAGTGGCCATAAATTAAGGATTCCCATTCGGCAGCGAATCCGTCTCCTGGCCATTTTCCCTCCTTGGTCACAAGTGTGAATTATGGCCGCAATGCCGCATAACCTTTTCTGCATATCCTGCTGTATCCTCATGTGTGAGTCGTCCTGCggtcaaattaaattaaactgtcCTTTTTCATTTCGATACACTTTCGAATTCTCCAGAGAGAGGGAGGAGTGCCGCATCCTCGTCAGCTCCATTAAGCCAATAAAGCATTCGTTTCATTGGATTACGTATGCTGATGTGGAGATATCCATGGGATCCGGTTACACACACTTGGTTTTGGGAAGGACATGGTTAGTGGAGAGCCCGCTTGTCCATTCCCCTTACTTTCTGGCTCAATTTGTGCTTTGATGAATTGGACAAACAAACTCAAGGGAAGCCATAAATTCAAAGTACAGAATGAAATGACGAAAAATAAGATGAAAATTAAGTGTCCTTATTTTGGATAAACAGTATTTTGCTAGATTTTGGCCTTAGAATTGTAGAAAATGTATATCACGATATATAAAgccataaagaaaaaataagatcTGACAGCCCAACCATAAAGCCAAGAACAGTTAAAAATTTAACCCATTCCAGAATGGCAACccaaactgcacttccaaattccataacttgactaCTTGTATCCCGATTAAGGCGTGGCatacctctataagtttgtggtttaattccCTAATATTCTACGTTCAAGTTGATCTTTTTCaggagggtcaaaaatttgacccattttcttgttcgatttttccgtaataccaccggcttccagaatgggaacccaaaactgcacttcaaaATTCCATAACTCGACTAATTGCATCCCGATTAaggcgtgggatacctctataagtttgtggtttaattccctaatgttctacattaaaattgatcTTTTTCAGGATGgtcaaaaatttgacccattttcatgttcgatttttccgtaataccaccggcttccagaatgggaacccaaaactgcacttcaaaATTCCATAACTCGACTAATTGCATCCCGATTAaggcgtgggatacctctataagtttgtggtttaattccctaatattctatattcaaatttatcttctaagcgagggtcaaaaatttgacccattttcatgttcgatttttccgtaataccaccggcttccagaatgggaacccaaaactgcacttcaaaattccataacttgaccaattgtatcccgattaaggcgtgggatacctctataagtttgtggtttaattccctaatattctatattcaaatttatcttctaagcgagggtcaaaaatttgacccattttcatgttcgatttttccgtaataccaccggcttccagaatgggaacccaaaactgcacttcaaaATTCCATAACTCGACTAATTGCATCCCGATTAAGGCGagggatacctctataagtttgtggtttaattccctaatgttctacattaaaattgatcTTTTTCAGGATGgtcaaaaatttgac
This window of the Drosophila biarmipes strain raj3 chromosome 3L, RU_DBia_V1.1, whole genome shotgun sequence genome carries:
- the LOC108028650 gene encoding klarsicht protein isoform X5, whose protein sequence is MSVLKHSLQRLGDKPTPELLDTEPAIQIAVEALKLEQSQLASYRTNMLRLNASVHSWLTRQERRLQSALEEQEQQPESEQLKQEEKPKEEKAASGAVAITVTDSNGNQVEALATGEASTSTPAWDVHSLMSAEQEFHKHLKNEVSDMYSAWDEADARINTQLEMLTNSLIAWRQLESGLSEFHLALGQDRGTLKGLEGALDKGQATPVELAQNVKLVAKLLSEKVHVSQEQLLAVQQHLDPNHIYHIAKFTASNGSLSDSGISDGGATSDGGLSERERRLGVLRRLAKQLELALAPGSEAMRSIAARMESAEAELKHLQNTCRDLIVRTAASHQQKQQIQQSHAASPKANGQVKKQAGKGNGGQPQSPGKRGKAGRKARQAKSAGEDQQEEEEQKLSPEQQKLVMKQLKSLASGDGGDDPSDDPSLLFNLESPEEDAEEADPAQASKRGWAWRIARAAVPMQVALFTIFCAACLMQPNCCDNLNNLSMSFTPQLRYIRGPPPI
- the LOC108028650 gene encoding klarsicht protein isoform X4 produces the protein MGKVSVAVQTDISEMLSASSSTNTSRSSSEQDLLAAWEDLLGWSENASAARKLQQEMSVLKHSLQRLGDKPTPELLDTEPAIQIAVEALKLEQSQLASYRTNMLRLNASVHSWLTRQERRLQSALEEQEQQPESEQLKQEEKPKEEKAASGAVAITVTDSNGNQVEALATGEASTSTPAWDVHSLMSAEQEFHKHLKNEVSDMYSAWDEADARINTQLEMLTNSLIAWRQLESGLSEFHLALGQDRGTLKGLEGALDKGQATPVELAQNVKLVAKLLSEKVHVSQEQLLAVQQHLDPNHIYHIAKFTASNGSLSDSGISDGGATSDGGLSERERRLGVLRRLAKQLELALAPGSEAMRSIAARMESAEAELKHLQNTCRDLIVRTAASHQQKQQIQQSHAASPKANGQVKKQAGKGNGGQPQSPGKRGKAGRKARQAKSAGEDQQEEEEQKLSPEQQKLVMKQLKSLASGDGGDDPSDDPSLLFNLESPEEDAEEADPAQASKRGWAWRIARAAVPMQVALFTIFCAACLMQPNCCDNLNNLSMSFTPQLRYIRGPPPI
- the LOC108028074 gene encoding uncharacterized protein LOC108028074, with translation MALADESNFAYVKKVALDWRELVRERRMSQILSPTLSMLAEESQLRMAGAKSRTQSMIPAERRDSSFYRHRFSLESKPVEIEQQEVGSMEPARIKVSDNVHLFIFQPIPVSPSVRASIVPFSPSDLSVTSTKLEEPVNEETPAARIELRTSPDPTSP